A region of Massilia sp. KIM DNA encodes the following proteins:
- a CDS encoding alpha/beta fold hydrolase, with translation MSEQFRSVHAANRWAEVGGRRLAYRSIGSGKPILLCARCRGSMDSWDPAFLDALAANGLRVLTFDYSGSGYSSGAPARDPFDLARDARDLMEALDLRDAVIGGWSLGGLAAQAVLARYPERISHAVLIATAPPGPLVKTGEQRFFDTVALPEHTLEDEALLYFAPRSAASRAAHLRSRGRLALRASGRSPEAPASLAAALLGAAPRNPAFADEAVLAALKRTGLPLLHIGADQDAAFPVENWYALSGHLPTLQLLTFPSAGHGPHHQYPEAAASYIATFARSAAPAPPA, from the coding sequence ATGAGCGAACAGTTCCGGTCCGTGCACGCGGCCAACCGCTGGGCCGAGGTGGGCGGACGCAGGCTGGCCTACCGTTCGATCGGCAGCGGCAAGCCGATCCTGCTGTGCGCCCGCTGCCGGGGCAGCATGGATAGCTGGGATCCGGCATTCCTGGACGCGCTGGCCGCCAACGGCCTGCGCGTGCTGACCTTCGACTACAGCGGCTCCGGCTATTCCAGCGGCGCGCCGGCGCGCGACCCCTTCGACCTGGCGCGCGACGCCCGCGACTTGATGGAAGCGCTCGACCTGCGCGACGCCGTCATCGGCGGCTGGTCGCTGGGCGGGCTGGCGGCGCAGGCGGTGCTGGCCCGCTACCCGGAACGGATCTCGCACGCGGTGCTGATCGCGACCGCGCCGCCCGGCCCCCTGGTCAAGACGGGCGAACAGCGCTTCTTCGACACCGTGGCGCTGCCCGAGCACACGCTCGAGGACGAGGCCCTGCTGTATTTCGCGCCGCGTTCGGCGGCCAGCCGGGCCGCCCACCTGCGCTCGCGCGGGCGCCTGGCGCTGCGCGCCAGCGGACGCAGCCCCGAGGCGCCGGCCAGCCTGGCGGCGGCCCTGCTCGGCGCGGCGCCGCGCAATCCGGCCTTCGCCGACGAGGCGGTGCTGGCGGCCCTGAAGCGCACCGGCCTGCCGCTGCTCCATATCGGGGCCGACCAGGACGCCGCCTTCCCGGTCGAGAACTGGTATGCCCTGAGCGGCCACTTGCCGACCCTGCAGCTCCTGACCTTCCCCTCGGCCGGCCACGGCCCCCACCACCAGTACCCCGAAGCGGCGGCCAGCTACATCGCCACCTTCGCCCGCAGCGCGGCGCCCGCGCCGCCGGCCTAG
- a CDS encoding DoxX family protein, which translates to MAFPQRIYLQPAASGTGLVVRLCLLLLCAAYLQGGIEKALDFPGAVAEMRHFGLAPEAPLALAVIVGELGASVLVVGGWWRWLGALYLAGFTLMANLVANRFWEIEGPARRMVENGFFEHLGLAGAFLLVAWLDLRARGAAREAGSGAGRRVL; encoded by the coding sequence ATGGCGTTTCCCCAACGGATATACCTGCAGCCGGCAGCCTCCGGCACCGGCCTGGTGGTGCGGCTCTGCCTGCTGCTGCTGTGCGCCGCCTACCTCCAGGGCGGCATCGAGAAGGCGCTCGACTTTCCCGGCGCGGTGGCCGAAATGCGGCATTTCGGCCTGGCGCCGGAGGCGCCGCTGGCGCTGGCCGTCATCGTCGGCGAGCTGGGCGCCTCGGTGCTGGTGGTGGGCGGCTGGTGGCGCTGGCTCGGCGCGCTCTACCTGGCCGGCTTCACCCTGATGGCCAACCTGGTCGCGAACCGCTTCTGGGAAATCGAGGGGCCGGCGCGCCGCATGGTCGAGAACGGCTTCTTCGAGCACCTGGGCCTGGCCGGCGCCTTCCTGCTGGTGGCCTGGCTCGACCTGCGCGCACGGGGCGCGGCCCGTGAAGCGGGAAGCGGCGCCGGGAGACGCGTTTTATAA
- a CDS encoding aspartyl/asparaginyl beta-hydroxylase domain-containing protein translates to MQTTTDKNEIAALEQQALQAAARGDNGRALRLWETLLARAPDHPRALRSLSHEAFAAGQLGRARELLQRLVEVDGRDKQQWLNLSVVCLAQKDEEGEEAALRGALAVDPYDLVALVLRSRLYIRQGKRQAAAGACAAVAAVAPPLHTLPPDLQPAVREALAWYDGYNREFGDYLDDFLAPYLRELQGENLKRFRDSVDIMTGRKRRYDSQPALFHYQGLAPVSFFEREEFPWLDAIEAATADIRAEFLAVAAQDQGFTPYINYGEDQPLAQWAELNKSLSWSAFRLIDNGAVVEENAARCPRTMSALRGAPQPDQPGRTPSAMFSVLKPHTRIPPHTGVSNVRLVTHLPLIVPPGCGFRVGNDVREWVEGKAWVFDDTIDHEAWNDSDQLRVVLIFDVWHPQLSQAERAMITAMTAGINRFTESAGGFGL, encoded by the coding sequence ATGCAGACCACGACGGACAAGAACGAGATCGCGGCCCTCGAGCAGCAAGCCCTGCAGGCGGCGGCACGCGGCGACAACGGACGCGCGCTGCGCCTGTGGGAAACCCTGCTGGCGCGCGCCCCCGACCACCCGCGCGCCCTGCGCTCGCTGTCGCACGAGGCCTTCGCCGCCGGCCAGCTGGGACGCGCGCGCGAACTGCTGCAGCGCCTGGTCGAGGTCGACGGCCGCGACAAGCAGCAATGGCTGAACCTGTCCGTGGTCTGCCTGGCCCAGAAGGACGAGGAAGGCGAAGAAGCGGCCCTGCGCGGCGCGCTGGCGGTCGACCCTTACGACCTGGTGGCCCTGGTGCTGCGCAGCCGGCTGTACATCCGCCAGGGCAAGCGACAGGCCGCGGCCGGCGCATGCGCCGCGGTGGCGGCGGTGGCCCCGCCCCTGCATACCCTGCCGCCCGACCTGCAGCCGGCCGTGCGCGAGGCCCTGGCCTGGTACGACGGCTACAACCGCGAGTTCGGGGACTACCTCGACGATTTCCTCGCGCCCTACCTGCGCGAGCTGCAGGGCGAGAACCTGAAGCGCTTCCGCGACTCGGTCGACATCATGACCGGCCGCAAGCGCCGCTACGACTCCCAGCCCGCCCTCTTCCACTACCAGGGCCTGGCCCCGGTGAGCTTCTTCGAGCGCGAGGAGTTTCCCTGGCTGGACGCGATCGAGGCTGCGACGGCCGACATCCGCGCCGAATTCCTGGCGGTCGCCGCCCAGGACCAGGGCTTCACGCCCTACATCAACTATGGCGAGGACCAGCCGCTGGCCCAGTGGGCGGAGCTGAACAAGTCGCTGAGCTGGAGCGCCTTCCGCCTGATCGACAACGGCGCCGTGGTCGAGGAGAACGCCGCGCGCTGCCCGCGCACCATGTCCGCCCTGCGCGGCGCGCCCCAGCCCGACCAGCCGGGCCGCACTCCGAGCGCCATGTTCTCGGTGCTCAAGCCGCACACCCGCATCCCGCCGCACACCGGCGTCAGCAACGTGCGCCTGGTCACCCACCTGCCCCTGATCGTGCCGCCCGGCTGCGGCTTCCGGGTCGGGAACGACGTGCGCGAGTGGGTCGAGGGCAAAGCCTGGGTGTTCGACGACACCATCGACCACGAGGCCTGGAACGACAGCGACCAGTTGCGCGTGGTCCTGATCTTCGACGTCTGGCACCCCCAGCTGTCGCAGGCCGAGCGCGCGATGATCACGGCCATGACGGCCGGGATTAACCGCTTCACCGAGAGCGCGGGCGGGTTCGGGCTCTAG
- a CDS encoding aminotransferase class V-fold PLP-dependent enzyme — MKGFQEHRRKLLRSAAGLALGGAAMRADAETQAKAEAKAEAKAEAKPTGPQWDTLASEYEVASEFANLENGYYGIMARPVAEEFKRNIDYLNRWNSWHLRRHFDREDIETIRAELALHAGASKSEIAITRSATESLQNLISNYRLLKPGDAVMLGNLDYDIMIDAMHAKAAREGAEVVKVEVPEPPTRQNVIEAYERALRAHPRTRLLLLTHISHRTGLVLPVAEIVRIAKERQVDVIVDVAHSWGQLDYKIPDFGADFVGANLHKWVGAPLGLGFLYIRSGRLQDIAPERGSTLFPQDDIRSRVHAGTVNFAAVMTIPAALRFHARIPLAERSARLRSLRDYWVERVLDEPQVQVLTPQDPAMYGAVTSFRLKGRTSFEANVALSRRLADEFGVFTVARSGPAGGSCIRVTPSYFTRTADLDRLVAGIRSLARA, encoded by the coding sequence ATGAAGGGATTCCAGGAACACCGCCGCAAGCTCTTGCGCAGCGCTGCGGGACTGGCGCTGGGAGGAGCGGCCATGCGCGCCGACGCCGAGACGCAAGCCAAGGCCGAAGCCAAGGCCGAAGCCAAGGCCGAGGCCAAGCCCACCGGCCCGCAGTGGGATACGCTGGCGTCCGAATACGAGGTGGCGAGCGAGTTCGCCAACCTCGAGAACGGCTACTACGGCATCATGGCGCGCCCGGTGGCGGAGGAGTTCAAGCGCAACATCGACTACCTGAACCGCTGGAATTCCTGGCACCTGCGCCGCCATTTCGACCGCGAAGACATCGAGACCATCCGCGCAGAACTGGCCCTTCATGCCGGCGCGTCGAAAAGCGAGATCGCCATCACCCGCAGCGCCACCGAGTCGCTGCAGAACCTGATCTCGAACTACCGCCTGCTCAAGCCGGGCGACGCGGTCATGCTCGGCAACCTCGACTACGACATCATGATCGACGCCATGCACGCCAAGGCGGCGCGCGAGGGCGCCGAGGTCGTCAAGGTGGAGGTGCCCGAGCCGCCCACCCGCCAGAACGTGATCGAGGCCTACGAGCGCGCCCTGCGCGCCCACCCGCGCACCCGCCTGCTGCTGCTGACCCACATCAGCCACCGCACCGGGCTGGTGCTGCCGGTGGCCGAGATCGTGCGCATCGCGAAGGAGCGCCAGGTCGACGTGATCGTCGACGTGGCCCACTCCTGGGGCCAGCTGGATTACAAGATTCCGGATTTCGGGGCCGACTTCGTCGGCGCCAACCTGCACAAGTGGGTCGGCGCGCCGCTCGGGCTGGGCTTCCTCTACATCCGCAGCGGCCGCCTGCAGGACATCGCGCCCGAAAGGGGCAGCACCCTGTTCCCGCAGGACGACATCCGCTCGCGGGTGCACGCGGGGACCGTGAACTTCGCGGCCGTGATGACGATTCCGGCGGCGCTGCGCTTTCACGCGCGCATCCCGCTGGCGGAGCGCAGCGCGCGCCTGCGTTCGCTGCGCGACTACTGGGTGGAGCGGGTGCTGGACGAGCCCCAGGTGCAGGTCCTCACGCCCCAGGATCCGGCCATGTACGGCGCGGTGACCTCGTTCCGGCTCAAGGGACGGACCAGTTTCGAGGCCAACGTGGCCCTGTCGCGCCGCCTGGCCGACGAGTTCGGGGTGTTCACGGTGGCGCGCAGCGGACCGGCGGGCGGCAGCTGCATCCGCGTCACGCCCTCCTACTTCACGCGCACGGCCGACCTCGACCGCCTGGTGGCGGGGATCCGCAGCCTGGCCAGGGCCTAG
- a CDS encoding LysR substrate-binding domain-containing protein, with protein MLSRDIDIFRVVMTSGSATRAGKLLGLSQSAVSMALRRLEEQAGLALFQRTGGKLLPTEEAQALLAEVQQHFIGMEVIEHRMRSLRQFGAGRVRIASFPGLGVGFVPRVLADLKAERERTLVSLQVMGSPEVRTRVLRGEVELGLVADSVALDGLEHALFAQYFGVVALPAGHPLARHAVLTPKQLSRYPFVALNPDDVTSMRLDAICRAHGVQLQTVVESSYTISLCELVRHGVGIGIVNPITAFDYLGAGLVFRPFSERLDFAALTVWPADRPLAGFARNMLVAMRKRLERDMAALREQMPAAARAVELHRFHRGD; from the coding sequence ATGCTCAGCCGCGATATCGACATCTTCCGGGTCGTCATGACCTCGGGCTCGGCCACCCGCGCCGGCAAACTCCTGGGCCTGTCGCAGTCGGCCGTCAGCATGGCCCTGCGCCGCCTCGAGGAGCAGGCCGGCCTGGCCCTGTTCCAGCGCACCGGCGGCAAGCTGCTGCCCACCGAAGAGGCCCAGGCCCTGCTGGCCGAGGTCCAGCAGCATTTCATTGGGATGGAAGTCATCGAGCACCGCATGCGCAGCCTGCGCCAGTTCGGCGCCGGGCGGGTGCGCATCGCCAGCTTTCCCGGCCTGGGGGTGGGCTTCGTGCCGCGCGTGCTGGCCGACCTGAAGGCCGAGCGCGAGCGCACCCTGGTCTCGCTCCAGGTCATGGGCTCGCCCGAGGTACGCACCCGGGTGCTGCGCGGCGAGGTGGAACTCGGCCTGGTGGCCGACAGCGTGGCGCTCGACGGCCTCGAACATGCGCTGTTCGCCCAGTATTTCGGCGTCGTCGCCCTGCCCGCCGGCCATCCGCTGGCGCGTCACGCCGTCCTCACGCCGAAGCAGCTATCCAGATATCCTTTCGTCGCCCTGAATCCGGACGACGTCACCAGCATGCGCCTGGACGCGATCTGCCGCGCCCACGGCGTGCAGCTGCAAACCGTGGTCGAGAGCTCCTATACCATCAGCCTGTGCGAACTGGTGCGCCACGGGGTCGGGATCGGCATCGTCAACCCGATCACGGCCTTCGATTACCTGGGCGCCGGCCTGGTGTTCCGGCCGTTCTCCGAGCGCCTGGACTTCGCTGCGCTGACGGTGTGGCCCGCGGACCGGCCGCTGGCCGGCTTCGCCAGAAACATGCTGGTGGCGATGCGCAAGCGCCTGGAGCGCGACATGGCGGCGCTGCGCGAACAGATGCCGGCGGCGGCGCGCGCGGTGGAACTGCACCGCTTCCACCGCGGAGACTGA
- a CDS encoding acyl-CoA dehydrogenase family protein, whose product MSAVLDQEFSAWLAGMAEALDSVPHHADAVLPALAGAGLLGAGVPAQQGGRGGAPGEALAVTAAIAEHSLSAAFVYWAQRVVIECVLASPNQALVARLLPRLLAGELAGAPGLSNAMRALSGLGRMQNRVSPQGDGVLLDGGIPRASNLRRAGFVAVVAAEHAGGEAAIYAVPHDAPGVQREGDHEMLALRATHTAALRFEGVALGEEWRLHPQAASFLPALRPFMLALQCGLGIGLARASLDSARRHTPKHSVLSPEIVWLDAAVALLERRLATGLAGGGLGASPAELIGMRIRMVQLANDAVQLELQALGAQAYARGNGNGFARRLREAAFLPILTPTLVQLKTDLARMPAPARAA is encoded by the coding sequence ATGAGCGCCGTCCTCGACCAGGAATTCAGCGCCTGGCTGGCCGGGATGGCCGAGGCCCTGGACAGCGTGCCGCATCACGCCGACGCGGTGCTGCCGGCGCTGGCGGGCGCCGGCCTGCTGGGCGCGGGCGTGCCGGCGCAGCAGGGAGGGCGGGGCGGCGCCCCGGGCGAGGCGCTCGCCGTGACCGCCGCCATCGCCGAACATTCGCTGTCCGCCGCCTTCGTGTACTGGGCCCAGCGCGTCGTGATCGAGTGCGTACTGGCCAGTCCCAACCAGGCGCTGGTCGCGCGCCTGCTGCCGCGCCTGCTGGCGGGCGAGCTGGCGGGCGCCCCCGGCCTGTCGAACGCGATGCGCGCGCTGAGCGGCCTGGGCCGCATGCAGAACCGCGTCAGCCCGCAGGGCGACGGGGTGCTGCTGGACGGCGGCATCCCGCGCGCCAGCAACCTGCGCCGCGCCGGCTTCGTCGCCGTGGTGGCCGCCGAACACGCCGGCGGCGAGGCCGCGATCTACGCGGTGCCGCACGATGCGCCGGGCGTGCAGCGCGAGGGCGACCACGAGATGCTGGCGCTGCGCGCCACCCATACCGCGGCCTTGCGCTTCGAGGGCGTGGCGCTGGGCGAGGAATGGCGCCTGCATCCGCAGGCCGCTAGCTTCCTGCCGGCGCTGCGTCCCTTCATGCTGGCGCTGCAATGCGGTCTGGGCATCGGCCTGGCGCGCGCCAGCCTGGACAGCGCGCGTCGGCATACGCCGAAGCATTCCGTCCTGTCACCCGAGATCGTCTGGCTGGACGCGGCCGTGGCGCTGCTGGAGCGCCGCCTGGCCACCGGACTGGCCGGGGGCGGCCTGGGCGCCAGTCCGGCCGAGCTGATCGGCATGCGCATCCGCATGGTGCAGCTGGCGAACGACGCGGTGCAGCTCGAGCTGCAGGCGCTCGGCGCCCAGGCCTATGCGCGCGGCAATGGCAACGGCTTCGCGCGCCGCCTGCGCGAAGCGGCCTTCCTGCCCATCCTGACCCCCACCCTGGTGCAGCTCAAGACCGACCTGGCGCGCATGCCGGCGCCGGCCAGGGCCGCCTGA
- a CDS encoding DUF2970 domain-containing protein, whose translation MTTKRSFLATLGAIAWSFVGLRRKRDFEVDADGAFNPLYVVAAALIGVAIFIGALLFAVRMAV comes from the coding sequence GTGACTACCAAACGCTCTTTCCTCGCCACCCTGGGCGCGATCGCCTGGTCCTTCGTCGGCCTGCGCCGCAAGCGCGATTTCGAGGTCGACGCCGATGGCGCCTTCAATCCGCTGTACGTGGTCGCCGCCGCCCTAATCGGCGTGGCGATCTTCATCGGCGCGCTGCTGTTCGCGGTCCGGATGGCGGTGTAA
- a CDS encoding PLP-dependent aminotransferase family protein — protein MSKANSIQEADVELGWIDLLDRNKGPHYLQIADALERAMIDGRLKPGERLPTQRRLAAGLGVDLTTVTRAYDEARRRHLLEGRGARGTYVAAPKVELAPVLDLSMNTPPPPEGVDFGDLLRQGLSQVLLRADNELLMTYHLGGGGAADRAAGARWLEAMFGRVDPEHVVVCPGAQAALAALVLSLSEPGDTILAEPLVYPGLRAAATQFGRRLQAVETDAHGMLPEALERAALSGARLLYLNPTLQNPTGATMPAQRRREIAALASRLGLRIIEDDPYWLFEDNAPAPLASHAPANAYYVSTLSKCLTPGLRVAFVLAPGAAERSRFLAALRSFALMPAPLTAALATQWIFDGDAARLLDGVRKEAQARQDLAQGLLAGRDQPARRGLHIWLPLPAYWSATELARAAAAEGLAVTPAAGFSAQPPAPNAIRISLGSVTERKRLAGGLRRLSQLLARKPAPPVLPLV, from the coding sequence ATGTCCAAGGCAAACTCCATACAAGAGGCTGACGTCGAGCTCGGCTGGATCGACCTCCTCGACCGCAACAAGGGTCCGCACTACCTGCAGATCGCCGACGCGCTGGAGCGGGCCATGATCGACGGCCGCCTCAAGCCGGGCGAGCGCCTGCCGACCCAGCGCCGCCTGGCGGCCGGGCTCGGGGTCGATCTGACCACCGTGACCCGCGCCTACGACGAGGCCAGGCGGCGCCATCTGCTGGAGGGGCGCGGCGCGCGCGGCACCTATGTGGCGGCGCCCAAGGTGGAGCTGGCGCCGGTGCTGGACCTGAGCATGAACACCCCGCCGCCGCCCGAGGGCGTGGACTTCGGCGACCTGCTGCGCCAAGGCTTGTCGCAGGTGCTGCTGCGCGCCGACAACGAGCTGCTGATGACCTACCACCTGGGTGGCGGCGGCGCGGCCGACCGCGCCGCCGGCGCGCGCTGGCTGGAAGCGATGTTCGGGCGGGTCGACCCCGAGCACGTGGTGGTCTGCCCGGGCGCCCAGGCCGCCCTCGCCGCCCTGGTGCTGAGCCTGTCCGAGCCGGGCGACACCATCCTGGCCGAGCCCCTGGTCTATCCGGGACTGCGCGCGGCGGCCACCCAGTTCGGGCGGCGTTTGCAGGCGGTCGAGACCGACGCCCACGGCATGCTGCCGGAGGCGCTCGAACGCGCCGCCCTGTCGGGGGCGCGCCTGCTCTACCTGAACCCCACCCTGCAGAATCCGACCGGCGCCACCATGCCGGCCCAGCGGCGGCGCGAGATCGCCGCCCTCGCCAGCCGGCTCGGCCTGCGCATCATCGAGGACGATCCCTACTGGCTGTTCGAGGACAATGCGCCGGCCCCGCTCGCCAGCCATGCGCCGGCCAACGCCTACTACGTCTCGACCTTGTCGAAATGCCTGACGCCGGGGCTGCGGGTGGCCTTCGTGCTGGCGCCCGGCGCGGCCGAGCGCAGCCGCTTCCTGGCGGCGCTGCGCTCCTTCGCCCTGATGCCGGCGCCGCTGACGGCCGCGCTGGCGACCCAATGGATCTTCGACGGCGACGCCGCGCGCCTGCTGGACGGCGTGAGGAAGGAAGCGCAGGCGCGCCAGGACCTGGCGCAGGGCCTGCTGGCCGGCCGCGATCAGCCGGCTCGACGCGGCCTGCACATCTGGCTGCCGCTGCCGGCCTATTGGTCGGCTACCGAACTGGCGCGGGCGGCGGCCGCCGAAGGCCTCGCGGTGACGCCCGCGGCCGGCTTCAGCGCGCAGCCGCCGGCGCCGAATGCGATCCGCATCTCGCTGGGCAGCGTGACCGAGCGCAAGCGCCTGGCCGGCGGCCTGCGCCGGCTGTCCCAACTGCTGGCGCGCAAACCGGCGCCGCCCGTCCTGCCCCTGGTCTGA
- a CDS encoding ABATE domain-containing protein, whose protein sequence is MSDRQDAAPTDPLFLADHLALDMLNTEARAGEGWHDFWQDGRQLLRWLAQAGIDTAGVVDEEALLAGARELRAIARELVAARKEGRRGDPAPLNAWLAVLESRPVLEWAEDGPRLGRRYTGGSPLQPLGVLAEAVARLLSEGEFELVRQCEHRDCVLWFYDRTKSHRRRWCSMAVCGNRHKAEQFRRRSGGAA, encoded by the coding sequence ATGTCCGATCGACAAGACGCGGCCCCGACCGACCCGCTGTTCCTGGCGGATCACCTGGCGCTCGACATGCTGAACACGGAAGCGCGCGCGGGAGAGGGTTGGCACGATTTCTGGCAAGACGGCCGCCAGCTCCTGCGCTGGCTGGCGCAGGCCGGCATCGACACCGCCGGGGTGGTGGACGAGGAAGCGCTGCTGGCGGGCGCCAGGGAGCTGCGCGCCATCGCGCGCGAACTGGTCGCAGCGCGCAAGGAGGGCCGGCGTGGCGACCCGGCCCCGCTCAACGCCTGGCTGGCGGTGCTGGAGTCGCGCCCGGTGCTGGAATGGGCGGAGGACGGTCCGCGGCTCGGGCGGCGTTACACGGGGGGATCGCCGCTGCAGCCGCTGGGCGTGCTCGCCGAAGCCGTGGCCAGGCTCTTGAGCGAAGGCGAGTTCGAGCTGGTGCGCCAGTGCGAGCACCGCGATTGCGTGCTCTGGTTCTACGACCGCACCAAGTCGCATCGGCGCCGTTGGTGCAGCATGGCGGTGTGCGGCAACCGCCACAAGGCCGAGCAGTTCCGCCGCCGCAGCGGCGGCGCGGCCTGA
- a CDS encoding alpha/beta fold hydrolase yields MAAALATGAGAAQATEPVQAPVVRHASLEVDGVKVFYREAGPADAPAVLLLHGFGASSHMFRDLIPALAGSYRVVAPDLPGFGMTEAGPSFKYSFDNLAGVIDKFTVAKGLNRYAIYVFDYGAPVGWRLAVRNPQKISAVISQNGNAYEEGLSAGWAPMREAWANPTAENRAALRKFNSLEMLKWQYLEGVKDPSRVAPDGWLLAHEAVQRIGVEPQVDLLTDYGQNVKQYPQVHAFFRRYQPPTLAIWGKNDPFFLPPGAEAYKRDNPKAEVRFLDTGHFALETHGPEITREIKAFLDRHLGAAAKQ; encoded by the coding sequence ATGGCCGCCGCCCTTGCCACCGGCGCCGGCGCCGCCCAAGCCACCGAGCCGGTCCAGGCGCCGGTGGTGCGCCACGCCAGCCTCGAGGTCGATGGGGTCAAGGTGTTCTACCGCGAGGCCGGCCCGGCCGACGCGCCGGCGGTGCTGCTGCTGCATGGTTTCGGCGCCTCCTCGCACATGTTCCGCGACCTGATCCCGGCGCTGGCCGGCAGCTACCGCGTGGTCGCCCCCGACCTGCCGGGTTTCGGGATGACCGAGGCCGGTCCCTCCTTCAAGTACAGCTTCGACAACCTGGCCGGCGTGATCGACAAGTTCACCGTCGCCAAGGGGTTGAACCGCTACGCGATCTACGTGTTCGACTACGGCGCGCCGGTCGGCTGGCGCCTGGCGGTGCGCAATCCGCAGAAAATCAGCGCCGTCATCAGCCAGAACGGCAACGCCTATGAAGAGGGCTTGAGCGCGGGCTGGGCGCCGATGCGCGAGGCGTGGGCCAATCCCACGGCGGAGAACCGCGCCGCGCTGCGCAAGTTCAATTCGCTGGAGATGCTGAAGTGGCAGTACCTGGAAGGCGTGAAGGACCCGTCGCGGGTCGCGCCGGACGGCTGGCTGCTGGCCCACGAGGCGGTGCAGCGGATCGGCGTCGAGCCCCAGGTCGACCTGCTGACCGACTATGGCCAGAACGTGAAGCAGTACCCGCAGGTGCACGCCTTCTTCCGCCGCTACCAGCCGCCGACCCTGGCGATCTGGGGCAAGAACGATCCCTTCTTCCTGCCCCCGGGCGCCGAGGCCTACAAGCGCGACAACCCGAAAGCCGAGGTGCGCTTCCTCGACACCGGCCACTTCGCGCTCGAGACCCACGGTCCGGAAATCACGCGCGAGATCAAGGCTTTCCTGGACCGCCACCTGGGCGCCGCGGCCAAGCAGTAA
- a CDS encoding hemolysin family protein, translating to MSLFQHVALLVGLVMAAGFLSLTEIAFAGARKIKLKLLAEAGDERALKVMALQEQSAEFFAASQIGLNAISILGGILGEGALRPFFIEWISAFYAGPALDEIGFALSFLFVTVLFILFADLMPKRLAMLAPERIAVAVIGPVQLFIRVCKPLAWALNLVANLIFRIFKVDTRREDSITFDEISAAVEAGAQAGVLQKQEQHFIENVFELESRSVASAMTTRDNIVYFNLNESEEAIRSKLASHSKFPVCDGVIDRVIGYVDTRDMLVRLLNKGSLSQLNDSSIRTVLIIPDTLTLSELLDKFRATKETFAVVINEYALVMGVITLSDIMLTVMGSWGSPLDQDEQIMQREDGSWLIDGMTPIGDVKRTIGLESLPEEENYETAAGFMMYMLRKVPKRTDSVEYQGLKFEVLDVDHYRIDQILVRLLKPGDGA from the coding sequence GTGAGTTTGTTCCAACATGTCGCGTTACTGGTCGGCCTGGTGATGGCCGCAGGTTTCCTGTCCCTGACCGAAATCGCTTTCGCCGGCGCCCGCAAGATCAAGCTCAAGCTCCTGGCCGAGGCCGGTGACGAGCGCGCGCTCAAGGTCATGGCCCTGCAGGAGCAGTCGGCCGAGTTCTTCGCCGCCTCCCAGATCGGCCTGAACGCCATATCCATCCTCGGCGGCATCCTGGGCGAGGGCGCGCTGCGGCCTTTCTTCATCGAGTGGATATCGGCCTTCTATGCCGGACCAGCACTGGACGAGATCGGCTTCGCGCTGTCCTTCCTGTTCGTGACCGTCCTGTTCATCCTGTTCGCCGACCTGATGCCCAAGCGCCTCGCGATGCTCGCGCCCGAGCGCATCGCGGTCGCTGTCATCGGGCCGGTGCAGCTCTTCATCCGCGTCTGCAAGCCGCTGGCATGGGCGCTCAACCTGGTGGCCAACCTGATCTTCCGCATCTTCAAGGTCGACACCCGGCGCGAAGACAGCATCACCTTCGACGAAATCTCGGCCGCAGTCGAGGCGGGGGCCCAGGCCGGCGTGCTGCAGAAGCAGGAGCAGCATTTCATCGAGAACGTGTTCGAACTCGAATCGCGCTCGGTGGCCTCGGCCATGACCACGCGCGACAACATCGTCTACTTCAACCTCAACGAAAGCGAGGAGGCGATCCGCTCCAAGCTCGCTAGCCATTCGAAGTTCCCGGTCTGCGACGGCGTGATCGACCGCGTGATCGGCTACGTGGACACGCGCGACATGTTGGTGCGCCTGTTGAACAAGGGCTCGCTGTCCCAGCTGAACGATTCCAGCATCCGCACCGTCCTGATCATCCCCGACACGCTCACCCTGTCCGAGCTGCTCGACAAGTTCCGCGCGACGAAGGAGACCTTCGCGGTGGTGATCAACGAGTACGCGCTGGTGATGGGCGTGATCACGCTCAGCGACATCATGCTGACCGTGATGGGCAGTTGGGGCAGCCCGCTCGACCAGGACGAGCAGATCATGCAGCGCGAGGACGGCTCCTGGCTGATCGACGGCATGACGCCGATCGGCGACGTCAAGCGCACCATCGGCCTTGAGAGCCTGCCCGAGGAAGAGAACTACGAGACCGCGGCCGGCTTCATGATGTACATGCTGCGCAAGGTCCCCAAGCGCACCGACAGCGTCGAGTACCAGGGCCTCAAGTTCGAGGTCCTGGACGTCGACCACTACCGCATCGACCAGATCCTGGTGCGACTCCTGAAGCCGGGCGACGGCGCCTAG